A single Streptomyces mirabilis DNA region contains:
- a CDS encoding TetR/AcrR family transcriptional regulator encodes MESATEPGRREQNKRRTHEALIHAAARLFQENGYEATTVRDIAAAAGVGERTFFRYFPSKESLILQHVRDFIPLLEEAIRARPQGESPLAALRNAVLELAARDDWAAGILLAGPQPLSTAPSGRGERFLLFDLEEAVASAFLDRMTVDGADPAAPESVLRASVLARAGVGVLRALRLTYARLPEAARDEIGVLDFAHAAFETLTDAEGRTL; translated from the coding sequence GTGGAGAGCGCGACAGAACCGGGACGCAGGGAACAGAACAAGCGGCGCACGCATGAGGCGCTGATCCACGCGGCGGCGCGGCTGTTCCAGGAAAACGGCTACGAGGCGACGACCGTGCGGGACATCGCCGCCGCCGCGGGCGTCGGGGAGCGGACCTTCTTCCGCTACTTCCCGTCCAAGGAGAGCCTGATCCTGCAGCACGTCCGGGACTTCATCCCGTTGTTGGAGGAGGCGATCAGGGCCCGCCCGCAGGGCGAATCTCCCCTCGCGGCCCTGCGCAACGCCGTCCTGGAGCTCGCCGCTCGCGATGACTGGGCCGCCGGGATCCTCCTCGCCGGACCGCAGCCCCTGTCGACCGCTCCGTCCGGGCGCGGCGAACGCTTCCTCCTGTTCGACCTGGAGGAAGCCGTCGCATCGGCGTTCCTGGACCGCATGACGGTGGACGGTGCCGACCCGGCCGCGCCGGAGAGCGTGCTGCGGGCGTCCGTCCTGGCCCGCGCGGGAGTGGGCGTGCTGCGTGCCCTGCGGCTCACCTACGCCCGCCTGCCGGAGGCGGCGCGCGACGAGATCGGCGTCCTCGACTTCGCCCACGCGGCCTTCGAGACGCTGACGGATGCGGAGGGGCGCACCTTGTAG
- a CDS encoding toll/interleukin-1 receptor domain-containing protein, which yields MTRTTEGGETGSVSPDGPRVFISYAHEADDGAHADRVRALWILLRRHGIDARLDRPAAERPQDWAAWMQREFEAADYVLTIASPAYKRRAEGAEAPGVGEGVAWEARLIKDMVYRNPTDWYERILRVVLPGGSREDLPAFLGGHTVTHYTVDPIDLAGAEKLLRYLTDQPYETEPALGSLPQLPPRDAQTAPSETERAPVRHTFNGPAAVQIGDHNHQTNTFNSSL from the coding sequence GTGACACGTACAACAGAGGGCGGAGAGACCGGCAGCGTCTCGCCCGATGGCCCTCGGGTCTTCATCTCCTACGCGCACGAGGCCGACGACGGTGCTCACGCGGACCGGGTACGTGCGCTGTGGATCCTGCTGCGACGCCATGGCATCGACGCACGGTTGGACCGGCCGGCCGCGGAGCGGCCCCAGGACTGGGCCGCGTGGATGCAGCGGGAGTTCGAGGCGGCCGACTACGTACTGACGATTGCCTCACCCGCCTACAAGCGACGGGCGGAAGGGGCGGAGGCCCCCGGAGTCGGAGAGGGCGTGGCCTGGGAGGCGCGGCTGATCAAGGACATGGTCTATCGCAACCCCACCGACTGGTACGAGCGGATCCTGCGTGTGGTGCTCCCCGGAGGCAGCCGGGAGGACCTGCCGGCGTTTCTCGGCGGTCACACCGTCACCCACTACACCGTCGACCCGATCGACCTCGCGGGCGCCGAGAAACTGCTGCGCTATCTCACCGACCAGCCCTACGAGACGGAGCCCGCACTCGGTTCCCTCCCGCAGTTGCCGCCCCGGGACGCGCAGACCGCGCCTTCCGAGACCGAACGCGCACCCGTCCGACACACCTTCAACGGACCGGCAGCTGTGCAGATCGGTGACCACAATCACCAGACCAACACTTTCAATTCCTCGCTGTAG